A genomic segment from Barrientosiimonas humi encodes:
- a CDS encoding sugar kinase, translating to MRAAQPTVACLGEPLALVAPERLDLVPAPGEAGLSGAEANVAVGLAGSGVPVGYVGRVGADAAGRDVVTALEQAGVDVSALGVDPQRPTGRFTKVVTPDASGEPSTVADYRRAGSAFSAAGPELLVDPAVRDLLGGARLVHCSGITPALSPQCAALMDALVGERRGVAGQVSFDVNWREKLWPSGDPSEVVRLAGLADLVLVGADEAERVLGESDPARLRALLPEPELLVIKDADRRAVAVGRDGTQTEVPALRVEVVEAVGAGDSFAAGFLHGWLAGEHLQTCLRRGHIGAAATLTVHGDFARARADVVRRLLAADHEQWAGIRFTGADVLEPVG from the coding sequence CCGGCCTGAGCGGGGCCGAGGCCAATGTCGCCGTGGGGCTCGCCGGGTCGGGGGTGCCGGTGGGCTACGTCGGTCGGGTCGGCGCCGACGCGGCCGGCCGTGACGTCGTGACCGCGCTGGAGCAGGCCGGGGTCGACGTCTCGGCGCTGGGCGTCGACCCGCAGCGACCCACGGGCCGCTTCACCAAGGTCGTCACCCCGGACGCGTCGGGGGAGCCGTCCACCGTGGCCGACTACCGCCGGGCCGGCTCCGCCTTCTCCGCCGCCGGCCCGGAGCTGCTCGTCGACCCCGCCGTGCGCGACCTCCTCGGCGGCGCCCGCCTCGTGCACTGCTCCGGCATCACCCCGGCCCTGTCCCCGCAGTGCGCCGCGCTGATGGACGCGCTCGTCGGCGAGCGCCGCGGCGTCGCGGGGCAGGTGAGCTTCGACGTCAACTGGCGCGAGAAGCTGTGGCCGAGCGGCGACCCGTCCGAGGTCGTACGGCTAGCGGGTCTGGCCGACCTGGTGCTCGTCGGCGCCGACGAGGCCGAGCGGGTGCTCGGCGAGAGCGACCCGGCGCGGCTGCGGGCGCTGCTGCCCGAGCCGGAGCTGCTCGTGATCAAGGACGCCGACCGCCGCGCCGTCGCCGTCGGCCGCGACGGGACGCAGACCGAGGTGCCCGCGCTGCGCGTCGAGGTGGTCGAGGCGGTGGGCGCCGGTGACTCGTTCGCCGCCGGCTTCCTCCACGGCTGGCTCGCGGGCGAACACCTGCAGACCTGCCTGCGCCGCGGGCACATCGGCGCCGCCGCGACCCTCACCGTGCACGGCGACTTCGCCCGCGCTCGCGCCGACGTCGTACGCCGGTTGCTGGCCGCCGACCACGAGCAGTGGGCCGGGATACGGTTCACCGGCGCCGACGTGCTCGAGCCGGTCGGCTGA
- a CDS encoding IclR family transcriptional regulator codes for MSQSLQRALHILTLLGDEPASLDDLAGQLGVHKTTVLRLLRPLTEEHFTYRDEQHRYHLGARLLELAAAAAEQRTLRVIASPHLTSFNREYGRTTHLAEREGSNVVYIEKLESRDQIRMFSRVGTAANLNSTGVAKVILADLPDDQLELEVDRIDFVRRTPNTITDPGVFLREVREVRERGWATDREENEPSINCIAMPVRGQSGRVLGAVSVSVPDVVLPYEELLGLLDPLGATCTAISVDCGYRPPES; via the coding sequence ATGAGCCAGAGCCTGCAGCGTGCGCTGCACATCCTCACCCTGCTCGGCGACGAGCCGGCCAGCCTCGACGACCTCGCCGGCCAGCTGGGCGTGCACAAGACGACGGTGCTGCGCCTGCTGAGGCCGCTGACCGAGGAGCACTTCACCTATCGCGACGAACAGCACCGCTATCACCTCGGCGCCCGGCTGCTCGAGCTCGCCGCGGCAGCGGCCGAGCAGCGCACGCTGCGCGTTATCGCCTCGCCGCACCTGACCTCGTTCAACCGGGAGTACGGTCGCACCACCCACCTCGCCGAGCGCGAGGGATCCAACGTCGTCTACATCGAGAAGCTGGAGTCGCGCGACCAGATCCGGATGTTCTCCCGGGTGGGCACGGCGGCCAACCTGAACTCGACCGGAGTCGCCAAGGTGATCCTGGCCGACCTGCCGGACGACCAGCTGGAGCTCGAGGTCGACCGGATCGATTTCGTACGCCGGACGCCCAACACCATCACCGACCCCGGGGTTTTCCTCCGCGAGGTGCGCGAGGTGCGCGAGCGCGGTTGGGCGACCGACCGCGAGGAGAACGAGCCCTCGATCAACTGCATCGCGATGCCGGTGCGCGGCCAGTCCGGGCGGGTGCTCGGCGCGGTCTCGGTGTCGGTGCCCGACGTGGTGCTGCCGTACGAGGAGCTGCTCGGGCTGCTCGACCCCCTGGGCGCGACCTGCACCGCGATCTCGGTCGACTGCGGATATCGACCACCCGAGTCCTGA